The DNA sequence AAAGTATTCCAGATTAGAAGTGGGTACATTATATGGTAATTTACTTATTTCCAAGTAAATCCTGTTCACTTGGCCTCAAGAAACTACCTTTAAAGCAGGGTTCAGCAAACTATGCTTGAAGGCTGTTTCTCTCCTCCAAAAAGCAAAATATGGTTTTTGTTTCTAAATGATTGAAAACtatcaaaagaatattttttaatacctAAAACTATACTAGTATTTCAGtgtctataaataaagttttattggaacacagccatactcaTTCCTTTAAGTATCatcatctatggctgctttctcaCAAGTTAGAGTTGAGTAATTACAGCAGACATATAAGACACTGTTTGGACCTTTACAGAAAAGCTGGCAGACCCCTACCCTAATGCCACCATTATTTCTGACTTTCCTGACTTCTTGCACAAACATATTAGCCTACTAACTGGTTTCCAATTCTTTTCCCCACTCCAGTCCTTCATCGTGTTTAATCTCTCTAGAGAACTTTTGGTCCTGTCACTGTCCCTTCAGTATTTTCAGTGCCTCCACCAAAAACGGTAAAAGTCCAAGCCTATACCTTGATACTAAAGACTACAAACTAGTTTTCTAGACATTGCCCCTCTTCACTACTTAAAGCCAAAATGAACTACCTGCTGTTTCCCTACGAGGCACTCTTTAGTTCATACCGTAAATTCCCACTGCTTGCCCATGTTTCTCCTCCATTCCATCGGTTCCGGAAGAATAAACGAAAACTGTTACTCCTTTGATACATGTGCATTCCCTCATCATGCCAGTAGTTCACAGCAGGTTAATtcttggggtgggggctggggagtgggacTCAAAGACCGGTAGGGAGAGACCACGTCAAATGAGTTGAGTGGTGAGGTGAAAGGGTCCGTTATGAGCCTTCAGAGGTGACATTTACTCCGGAATTTTAAGGACTCAGGAGGCTAATTAGACTCTGAAAGAACCAGGTAGATATAAGGAAACTATTATAAAGCTGAATGAGCGAACAGAAGGCCCACCTCATCCTATCCACTTCCCTACCGCCGAAGAGATTATGATTTACGAAATAACGCCTTTAGTCTAAAACCTGGGAGAAAATTCTACAAGAGCATCCTTGACCAAAACCACCGGAGAGTGGCTGCTTGGTGCCTGCGCAGACCGCACGTAATCACGGATGCCAAACAACCCCAGTGGGGGCTCCGTGCCTTCTCTCCGCACCAAGAAGACTCCAGCTCGTCGCCAAAACTTCTGGGCGGTACTTATGTCTCTGCGCCCACGCTCCCGGTTTCTGAACAGGGGCAACAGCGACCAGGGGAGAAAGAGACACACCTCATAGGTTTGCGACAGCAGTTAGGACTGTCGCGGACTCCCATAAGCCACGAACACGCCCCCGCATAAGGGTGCTCGACTGGGCCCGCCTCCACCGCAGCTAACGCGCACGTGAAACTCCCCGGCGGAGCGAAAGCGAAGAGGCGGGAGTTTGCAGACGTGAACCCAGGCCCGGGAAGGGAAGCGGTCCCCGGGCGCATGCGCAGTGTGGGGTCTAGAAGGAGCGCGCCCCTCGGAGAGGTTACGGAGGAGAGCGCGTGGCGCTCCGAGCCCCACGCATGCGCTGTAGTGTCGCCCTACCCATGCGCGCGCGCGTCTGGCGCCGCATCTTCAGGCCCACCCCGTTCTTCTAGCAATCTCAAGCAAAGAGCGAGAGAGCAAGGCAGTGTGGGGCGAAGTGGGCGGGGAATCGCGCGCGCGGGCTGCCAGCGAAACaaggtagggggagggagagagccaAGACAACGTTTCCCCGCCAACACCCAATCAGGAGcaggcccgactccaccccctCCGCTCACATTATTGGCTAAGAGGCCCGAGGTGGGCGGGGCTACCGTGGGattggggagggcagggggcggGGAGAAGGAGGAAGGCGCTGACGGGCAGTGATGGCGGCGGGTGATGGGGACGTGAAGCTAGGCACCCTGGGGAGTGGCAGCGAGAGCAGCAGCAACGGCGGCAGCGAGAGCCCGGGCGGCGCAGGAGCAGAAGGGGGTGGCTGGGCGGCAGCGGCGTTGGCGCTTCTGACGGGGGGCGGGGAGATGCTGCTGAACGTGGCGCTGGTGGCGCTGGTGCTTCTGGGGGCCTACCGGCTGTGGGTGCGCTGGGGGCGGCGGGGTATTGGGGCCAGGGCCGGGACGGGCGAGGAGAGCCCCGCCGCCTCTCTGCCTCGTATGAAGAAGCGGGACTTCAGCTTGGAGCAGCTGCGCCAGTACGACGGGTCCCGCACCCCGCGCATCCTGCTCGCGGTCAATGGGAAAGTCTTCGACGTGACCAAAGGCAGCAAGTTCTACGGCCCGGGTGAGGAGGCGttggaaggggagggggaggacccCCCCTCAAGCGCAGCCCCCATCTGATGGGGAGGCACCGGTTCAGTTTGTCCGGGCTTGCGACGCCTGGACCCCTGCGCCTCGGCTGCAGCACAGGGCATGGCCCGCCCCCCTCGCGCCCGTAGCCGTGGGCACCCCCAGCTTTTCCCCGAAGTCGGGGTCCCAACGTCGCCCCAGGAGCCAGCTCTCCGCTTTCGTCTTTCTTCATCCCGTTTCTCCTCAAAGCCTTTTATTGTGCAGAGTTTTTCAAAATAGTTGTCGCCAGTCACGGTGGCCCTCAACCTTCCCTGAGCTTTCTGAACCCTGGGCGAGTGGAGGCAGAAGGAGGAAAGATTATTCTAAAGTAGGCACTTAAAGTTTTAGGCCCTGTAATTCACAGCTTTCCTTTCTTTACCCTTCTTTTGCCCCTTTTCCTGATTCCCCCTTTTCCTCTACTACTACCCATAAGGCCACGTTTAGATGCAAAGTTGTTTCTAGTCCCGACTCTGTCTAGTCGGTAAAGCCTGGACATATCAGCAATACCTCACACACAcccttcccttttttaaaaaaaaacacttttaatttGGAGATGCTGTCCAAGATTAGCAATATTTGTGGGATGAGGACAGACCAGAATGCAGATCTTAATAAAGACGGACAAGGGTGTTCGCCCTCAGTTTGTGGGAGGGGGAGCACATAGAACCAGCAGGCATGCCTggctagttttttttcttttgtttttttggtagtAGGAAGGCAAGTATTCAAATATGCGTTGATAAGGACTTTACTGTATTTTCTGGgaggagaaaatttaaaagacctGTAAACTCATTCCCCTACACCCCAGAACCATGTAGGTAGGGTAGTTGGTTTAGAAGCCTTTCTTTTGCAATGTAGCTATAGCATACATTTTGGATTATGCTAATAAACCTAAGTTCAAACTCATGGAACCTGTTGGTACACCATGAAATTGAGCAACATTGTACATCCTGGTTATGTAGTaattcaaagatttaaaaatatgactacaataaagaataaataataaacttaGAGACCTAGAGTAACCTGTTATATTCGAAAGAGTACATCCAAGGTTTAAAGTCAAGGGGGTTGGcaagtttaaaaacaaattagtGTCCTCCTTGATTTAACCTGTTAGTATCTGAGATTTATTGACGATTGCAAATATATACTTCTGATCTGATTTCAGTGCTTGATGCTTAGAAGGTATTTTAGAAGTGCTTTGGTTTGTTGTTTGTTAATTGGAGTAGAGGTAAGAAATCGGAGATTTTCCGTGAACTATTTTTGAGGTGcttgtatttttgcatgtatatctACATTCAATCTAGATAAGTCATAGATAgcttataatttatttctggttatgTAAATGTGAAAACCAGATGTCTACCCACTTAGATCAGCTGAGATGGTTAATACTTCTTTTGTTTACTTAGCAGTATGTGGAACAAGAGACTAGGGCCATAGTACAGTATTTAAATGGACAAgtcaaattagtttttttttcagttaagaaTTTAGACAGTATATTGTACCTAAAGTTTGTCCCCCATTGATATTAACAAGTGTGTTCATTGATGAGAAACtgtaaaattttagatttttaatataGATCTCCCCAACTAAAAGATACACTTTTTTGTAGCCCCTGTCTAAACTGACAATGAAGCAAAGTATTAGTGCAAAGAAGCCTCTTAGTCCTAACACATTATGCCTTTCCGCTTTCTGAAAATAGTACAGGAGATAGCCAGACACAGTTTACCAGCCTCAGTGGCAAATGTTCTgcaacagaaattaaaaattaagatgaaaGTCATAGGTGTAATGTAGAGCCTTTGTGTCGCTCAAGCAGTGGTGGGGCTGCTCCATTAACAACAGAAGTCAGTTTTAGGTTGGCTTCCACCAATTCTCAGTTTCTAATGAACAGCCTCAGAGTaatattcagttatttattctaggtatttattGATCAACAACCTAACAGAGATACTCGTAATAGTTCATAAATGAAAGGAACCTTTAAGGTAGCCAGATGATCTATGGGCTTGGGATCTGTCGATACTTCACATTAATAGAAGATAAAGCCCTTCCCAAAAGTCTTGAAGCCAAATGTCTGGCTATGAAACAGATGTAAGTTCACTgtgggttttaatttttattttcgtACTCAAATCAATTAAGAAGTTCTGTGGCAGACTATTTCAGAAGCAGTAATCCTTATCTGAGAATCTTAGCTTGAAAGAATGAGCAAAGGGAGCCAAAAAACCTAGTTTCCATGCCTAGCGATTACCTACTCCCATTTCACAAAAATGGTTATAGAGTTAAAGATTGTTTTGTGAGGTTTTTTTAtgctgaagattcttttctttttagtcttccatttttaaagttcaggttcttaaaaagttaaatattgacAGTTCAGTGGAGTAAACACGTGTTGGCAAACAGCTGGCTACATTTGTCAGTATTAAATTTAGTAACAGTTCAGGCACTTGGCCAACATGAGAAAAGTGGTAGTGTGAGAAACAATGAATACAATGGTAGGAGGAGAAAGGGAACCAGGTTTGTTAAGCATCTAC is a window from the Manis javanica isolate MJ-LG chromosome 5, MJ_LKY, whole genome shotgun sequence genome containing:
- the PGRMC2 gene encoding membrane-associated progesterone receptor component 2 isoform X3, encoding MAAGDGDVKLGTLGSGSESSSNGGSESPGGAGAEGGGWAAAALALLTGGGEMLLNVALVALVLLGAYRLWVRWGRRGIGARAGTGEESPAASLPRMKKRDFSLEQLRQYDGSRTPRILLAVNGKVFDVTKGSKFYGPAGPYGIFAGRDASRGLATFCLDKDALKEEYDDLSDLNAVQMESVREWEMQFKALHEYKDLPR
- the PGRMC2 gene encoding membrane-associated progesterone receptor component 2 isoform X1; the protein is MAAGDGDVKLGTLGSGSESSSNGGSESPGGAGAEGGGWAAAALALLTGGGEMLLNVALVALVLLGAYRLWVRWGRRGIGARAGTGEESPAASLPRMKKRDFSLEQLRQYDGSRTPRILLAVNGKVFDVTKGSKFYGPAGPYGIFAGRDASRGLATFCLDKDALKEEYDDLSDLNAVQMESVREWEMQFKEKYDYVGRLLKPGEEPSEYTDEEDTKDHNKQD
- the PGRMC2 gene encoding membrane-associated progesterone receptor component 2 isoform X2, yielding MAAGDGDVKLGTLGSGSESSSNGGSESPGGAGAEGGGWAAAALALLTGGGEMLLNVALVALVLLGAYRLWVRWGRRGIGARAGTGEESPAASLPRMKKRDFSLEQLRQYDGSRTPRILLAVNGKVFDVTKGSKFYGPAGPYGIFAGRDASRGLATFCLDKDALKEEYDDLSDLNAVQMESVREWEMQFKGKTSSSGYVRKPVFLHASQTLKRLS